The sequence below is a genomic window from Canis aureus isolate CA01 chromosome 11, VMU_Caureus_v.1.0, whole genome shotgun sequence.
GGCGCTCCCTGGCTATCTGAAGGGCATGGATGGTCCTCTTGACGTCCTTGATTTTACTCCTATAATCATAGGCCACCTTCCAGACAGTCATGGCGCAGACTGCGTTCTCGACCTCAGCCTCCCGGGCGTTGTGGCTGTGGGTAGGCACTAGGTCGCTGACCTGAGCTTGGATGTCTTGATTTTGCAAGTGTTCCACAACATTGGTGACGATGCCGGTGGTCGTGGCTGCTGTTCCCAAAACTTTACCAGCAGCAGAGAGCATCAGACTTCCTCCCGCTGTTACCGGAGCGAGGGCCAGACCCAGGAAGTTCATGGCTCCTGAGACCACCGCGACGGAGCTGGTCACCATGTTGGTCTTGATCTGCGTTCTATGAGTTGCGTCAATGTGGTCTGCAAGGGCATGGAGTTTTCTGATGTTCGCTTCCAGCTCTTCTTTGATGATGGGATACTCTTCCAAAAACCTTATTTCTTCAGCGGACAGGTCCCTATCTTGTTGCTGCATGCCCTCCCTCAGAAGGATGCCCTCCTGGTCCCTGTGGGTGAACAACATAAAGGTTTCGCTTAAGCTCCCCAAAAGGGGAAGTCACATTCTTTGTCAGGCCCACTGCGGTTTCTGCATGTTCTTGCCACTCCTGCCTCTGAATCCTTCTGCATCTCCCTGACACCCCTGTGAACTCTGACCCGGTCACGGAAAGTGCCAGAGCGTTGTCGGGAGCTGCTGCTTCCGTGGAGAGAAGAAACACATAAGAGGAGTTTCTGGACGGACAGGTGGGAGAAACAGAGCCTTGGCTAAAGAGATGGAGAAGGTAGATTAGTTCCTGAGGGACACGGTCAGCCTTGCGAGCGGTGACGGAATGCTAAGTTCTGAGTCAGATAAAGAGCCTGGGACTGATGGAGGAACAGGTGTGGGAaaagcaggagaaggaggagaccAGGTGGAGGGTCCTGTATTTGTAGAGGCGGGTCAGAGGAGGAGGCTCCACATCGTACAACGCAGCCTACACTCCCATGACCTTGAGTTTGGCTGCCGTGGTGGCCTTCGTTCGCCTCCATCAGGAGCTACACACCGAGAGGGCTGAAGTGAATTATCACTAATATTCTGAAGGTTCTCCTTGGTCCGGGGCCAGGTTTATTTGACCACTCAAGCAGATGGGATTGGTGCTTCGTAGAAGATGTCAGGGACAGAGGGGCCTTGGCCTCTCCTTTCCAGTATCTCACAGTACAAAGTATTAAGGCATCCTCGTCACCCTGGAGGAGTTTGGGCTTTATGGGAAAGCAGTACCGGGGAAGAGCAATCCCTCTCCTTCGGGCACATTCTTCATGCCAAAGGCCATTGGTGCATCTCCTTCAGGGTGAACTTAGGAGGCCAGGGGATGGCAGATGCCCTGGCCCAAGGAAGAGAATCAGAACTGGAAGGAAGCCTGGCCAGGATCCAAGCTGCCACCTTTACTTTTCAGCGGAGGGAACAGAAGCCCAGGGAGGAAAGGGGACTCGCCCGAAGGAATGCGTGAGGTGGAGAAGGAGCTCAGAGCCCACCGCTACTCTGGGCTGTTTCTCTGTCTTCTGTCAGCCCCTGTTAGGAACTCCTTGCTGACATATCTATGCAGATGTCTTTTaatacctgtctctctctctcttcacacacacatacaaaatttcTCAACTGAAAAGGTGAAAAACCAAATATGCTTCCAAGGAAACCCCTGCGCATTGACAGTTAACGAATTTAAGCCCAACCATCAGTTAACCAGCAGCTGTAAATCAGGTCTCAGAGCAGAAGGCGGCAGGGGGCTTGCCAGGTGAAAGGGAGACGGATGAAGGTGAGGAGTGGGGGGGCATTGCTGAGAGCCCCTAACCTTTGTGGATGCCGCAAtccagccctccctgccctgctgtgGACAGGGGAGCGGGACAAGGAGGTGACAGGACAAGGAGCTGCAGAGGTGGACAACCCCACTTTGCATCCACTACTGAGTTTTGTCTTTAATGTGGTGGAGAAAGAACTGAAGTTTGGCTCCTTGAGCTTTTGAATGAACCCAAAAGTCTCTGATGCTCTCGCATCCTCACGAGGCCACGATGCACCCTGGCAGGTGTCTGGTGGCGGCCCTGCACTAGGAGGCACCACGTGTATGTGGCTCCCCTGGCTCAC
It includes:
- the APOL6 gene encoding apolipoprotein L6, encoding MGTARSVLGPQEPLDNQAETRCSRDQEGILLREGMQQQDRDLSAEEIRFLEEYPIIKEELEANIRKLHALADHIDATHRTQIKTNMVTSSVAVVSGAMNFLGLALAPVTAGGSLMLSAAGKVLGTAATTTGIVTNVVEHLQNQDIQAQVSDLVPTHSHNAREAEVENAVCAMTVWKVAYDYRSKIKDVKRTIHALQIARERPRLVTAAKRLMTTGQVSARRSRQVRRAFEGTTLLMTRSARLMGSVMAGLSLHGDLTTLLKNWKQLKEGASSTLAEELRAEAWELETKLTELSRLYESLWQKKLLQEQRPGNSFFLFYFIFYSLSFSFFYFFFFHRSSS